The Nitrospirota bacterium genomic sequence AGTGTCAGGCTTAATCGAGCGTTAATATATTGAATAACCGGCCTGTTTGCGGCATCGAATGATCTGTGATAAAGTCTTAGAGTAAATTCAAATCATTTAACGGAGGATAACATGTCTGAAAAAGGAATATTTTGCGGGATAAACCAGCCAAAGGATGCCTCAAATCCGACCGAATTAGAGAAGAAACACATACCGGTTATCGAGTGTCCTGACAAGGTCAAATCAGGAGTGCCGTTCCAGGTAAAGATCAAGGTCGGCGAGATACCTCACGTCTCTGAAGAAGGGCATCATATACAGTGGATCGAGGTGAAGTCCGGCGAGAGTACTTATGTAAGAGTTGAGCTTACCCCTGCCCTTTCAAAGGCTGAGGCAACAGTAACGCTTGTTAAGGCCGGAAAACACAGGACAAGCACACTCAGGGCTGTTGAGCGCTGCAACCTGCACGGGATGTGGGAAGCAAAGAAAGAGATAACTGTTGAAGATTAATTTTTTTATCCTGATTAAAAAATAATATTTTTTGGAGGTTCGGTGAAGGCGATAGAGATCAAGCCGGATATTTTCTGGGTAGGCGCAGTTGACTGGATCGTCAGGGATTTCCACGGCTATGTTACCCCGAGGGGCACTTCCTACAATAACTACCTCATAAATGACGAACAGGTTACGCTTGTTGATACTGTAAAACATGACCATTCAGGCACCACAATTGACAACATAAAGAGTGTTGTTGATCCTTCAAAGATCGTTAATGTTGTTGTCAATCATATTGAACCTGATCACGCGAGCTCTCTCGGCGACATAATGAGACTCACTCCTGACGCTAATATCTATATTACCGATAAGGGCAGGAAGGGCCTGGGCAGGCATTTTGATATTTCAAAGTGGAAGGTTAACATCGTCAAGACCGGCGATACACTGAAGACGGGAAAATACACGCTCTCTTTTCTTGAGACGCCGATGCTTCATTGGCCTGATTCCATGATGACTTATGTAAATGAGGCGAAGCTTCTTATCAGCCAGGACGCATTCGGCCAGCATATTGCTTCATTGACAAGATTTGACGATGATTTCTCAACCTGCGCGTCTGCCAGTGAACTTGAAGACTCGGTTATAGAATACTATGCGAATATATTAATGCCGTTCGGGCCGCTTATCAAGAGCAAACTCGCGGAGGTTCAGAAACTCGGGCTTGATATAGACATGATCGCTCCTGACCACGGCATTATCTGGAGGCGGAGCCCCGGAAAAGTTTTAAATATGTATCTTGATATGGCAAACGGAAAATCCGACCTGAGCATAGCAATAATCTTTGACACGATGTGGCACAGCACAAGCGCTATGACGCTTCCTATCTCACAGGGCATACAGGACGAGGGTGTTGACTGCAAGGTCATTAAACTCCGCTCAACACCGATGAGCATCGCCATAAAAGAGTTCTGGAAATCCCGCGGCTGTCTTATCGGCAGTCCTACCCTTAACAATATTCTCTATCCCTCGGTGGCGGAATTTCTGACTCACCTTAGAGGCCTTCGTCCCAAGAACCGTATTGCAGGAGCCTTCGGCAGTTTTGGATGGGGCGGCGGCGCTGTCAAGAACGCTTATGAGGAATTCGGAAAGATGGGGCTTGAGGTCTTTGAGCCGGGGATTCAGGTCAACTACAAACCTGATGCTGAAGATGAGAAGAAGTGCTATGACTTCGGCAGGGAGTTTGCCAAAAAAGTCAAAGAATATCACTTGAAATTTTAGTACACAGGAGAATAACTATGTGGAAATGCACTATCTGCGGTTATGAATATGACAACGCTGCTGAGGCTGTACCGTTTGAGGCACTTCCTGACGACTGGAAGTGCCCTGTCTGCAATGCGCCCAAAGAGGCGTTTGAAAAGATCCGTTAACAACTTCTTTGAATATGATGACTGAAGAAACTTCTGCTGACAAGACGAGAAGAGAAGTCTCCGAGGTCATAAAAAGCCTCCAATGGCTCATGGATAAACATGACGGCTATTTCGCGTTAGGCGACATTAACGGCGATGAAGCAGCCATCCACTGTTCCGGCGTCTGCACAACCTGCGATACCAAATGCATAGAAGAGGCGATCAAAGAAAAACTGCCCCACCTGAAAATAATATTCCGCTAAGTTTGTTATATCTGAGAAAAATAATCGGATAGTCAATCAGCAAGAGATGTTATACAGGTAATATAGCTAAAATATCTGCCTGAACAAAAAAACTATTGACATAAGCTTACAAACTATTTAAACTTCAGAATCGATTTAATCGAACATTATTAATCTGAAGTTTAAATAGGAAAAAATCATGTCAGTAAAAATATCATTTCTTCTTATCTTTTTTGTAGTCCTTTTGTTACCGC encodes the following:
- a CDS encoding rubredoxin, whose amino-acid sequence is MTMWKCTICGYEYDNAAEAVPFEALPDDWKCPVCNAPKEAFEKIR
- a CDS encoding FprA family A-type flavoprotein, encoding MKAIEIKPDIFWVGAVDWIVRDFHGYVTPRGTSYNNYLINDEQVTLVDTVKHDHSGTTIDNIKSVVDPSKIVNVVVNHIEPDHASSLGDIMRLTPDANIYITDKGRKGLGRHFDISKWKVNIVKTGDTLKTGKYTLSFLETPMLHWPDSMMTYVNEAKLLISQDAFGQHIASLTRFDDDFSTCASASELEDSVIEYYANILMPFGPLIKSKLAEVQKLGLDIDMIAPDHGIIWRRSPGKVLNMYLDMANGKSDLSIAIIFDTMWHSTSAMTLPISQGIQDEGVDCKVIKLRSTPMSIAIKEFWKSRGCLIGSPTLNNILYPSVAEFLTHLRGLRPKNRIAGAFGSFGWGGGAVKNAYEEFGKMGLEVFEPGIQVNYKPDAEDEKKCYDFGREFAKKVKEYHLKF
- a CDS encoding class II SORL domain-containing protein, which encodes MSEKGIFCGINQPKDASNPTELEKKHIPVIECPDKVKSGVPFQVKIKVGEIPHVSEEGHHIQWIEVKSGESTYVRVELTPALSKAEATVTLVKAGKHRTSTLRAVERCNLHGMWEAKKEITVED